From the genome of Papilio machaon chromosome 1, ilPapMach1.1, whole genome shotgun sequence:
CGAAGAGATGCGTGTTGGTGCCAGAGAGCGCGTAAGGCTGACCCTCCGCAGAGCCAGAGCCGCTGCTCtccgccgccaccgccgccaCCGCCTGGCTCTCCACGCTGTGCGCCATCGACCGCATTGAACCCAGCGACTCGCGGATCCTGCGGATGTAAGTAAAGCTTTTTGATCGGATTTGATATGTTTAAGTAACTATCTCCAACACTTTTCTTTGTCATTGATACTTCCTTTGTAAACTTATTATCGAAATTCATTTCATAATATCGACTGACAAACTAAAGCCACATGTGAATTATGGCCTTGCCTAGTAACTTGATGAGAAGAACAATTCATACTGTGTGGATGTAATTTCGAGTGCGGGCGTGGCCGGCTCCTCCCAGGGGCGGAACACTTCGTGGTCGCTCTCCATCTCCAGCGCCCGCAGCGCCTCCACCACCTGCAGCTCGGGCCACTGCTCGCGTTGGTTCGGCAGCACCGCGTAATTTTCTACCTAAATTGAAGTGTATTTTTGacctattttttaaaaatatgtttctcaTAAGTCCTGtctttaatgaataaatcCATGAATATTATGAGGGaaagtaagaaaataattttatgtcgaGATTCTTACGTAATAATGACTGAAAACTGCAAAAATCTTGACACGCGGCGTGGCCATGGAGTCCCAGCATTGGGATTTAATCCATGCGGTCACTTTGTCCTGAGCGCGGATGCGGGCTTCTGTCTGCAATCGTATCTCCTCGCGTTCTTTTTCTGCCTGCAAGATACTTACTAGGTAAATACACAAATGAAGCGGCAACACTTATCGCTGTTTTATAGCTGTGGCTTATCACATAAGAGGTAGCAAAAGCTTCAAATGTAGAACTAACAAAGCGTTATACAACATAGTGGTGACCTGCTTGAGGCGCTCCTTCTTGTTCTCAGCGTGCAGGTTGAACTCGGAGATGGGCAAGCGGTGCAGCGGCGGTGCCTGCAAGTTCTCCTCCAGCAGGGCCACAGCTCGCTCCTGCACCGCCTGCAGCGCGCGCACTACGTCCTCTCGCGCGCGCCTGTAGTCCATCGCCTCCGTGTGCACGCGCTTCTCCTCTTGGATGTCCAGGTAATTCTCTACATTGATGGTATGAATTACGTCTTTATAAGTGAATCGCAGAAAAACTTATCGTTGTTTTTTATTCGAGGTTTTTAACTCGCCgacatttgttttgtattcaaCCAAGAATCTGTAAAGTACAGTATATGTATATCTCTCAACATTATTTTTGCCTTGTATTCTTAACATTACACTTACTCTCAAACtcatcaaatatatttattttttcatcatcCTTGAAGATTTCTGTTGCAGGCGGCTCCGTGAACAGCTCGATAGGATGGTAATCGATGAAGAGAGTAGGTGCGGAGAGGCGCGCTGGGACGTTGAGCATGGTGACCGCCACGGTGCCGTTGCCGCTCAGGTGTGCCAAGTATTCCAGGTTTGTGTCCACCACCGCTTGCTGAACGCCACTCTCGTAGCGGTGCGAAACAATTATCTTTGATTCTGATGAAAGAGAAGGTCAATATTAACTTCAATATCCCTTCACTTAGTCGTATAAAAGATAAGTAGAAACAGTTTTACCATATTCGACGGGAGCTTCCGGTTTCCTCAAAATGACTGTACCATCATAGCTGAAAGTGATGAGGGCGGCGCTGTTAATGTAACCCCTGCAGTGCTTCAGGTCATGCCCCGATTCGAATACCGGGCCCATCTTTACCGATACTGTAACGCCTTTCTGCAATCAGCGAaacaattgtttgttttgttatctGCACTTGACCCCTCATGTACTAGGGCACACAGGTACAATGCATCTCACCTCGCCGGAGAGCCGCAGCACGTGCAGCTGGTTGGTGAGATGCGGCACGGCGAGCGCGCAGCCCGCCTGCGCCAGAGGCAGTAGCTGCGCGTACGGACCCTGCATTTTGCCCGCGAATTTGTTGTCCTTGCCATTGTCAGCGTTGATGCACATGATACGTTCCcctacaaatttaaatacaataattccACATAAAAGTTGACGCTTACTAGTGAAGTTTTAAATCGTTCTTTTCACTCCTCAAAGCTAGTTATAcctacatttaaattacataccaATGGCATACTTGTCTGAGAAGAGTACGAGGTTGAAGGAGCGCATGGAGTCGCCGACCTTCATGAGGAAGCTGTCCGCCAGCCCGCGGCCCAGCTCCGTGTACCGCACCAGTGTCAGCTTGTACTGCTCCGACAACTAGACAATTCATTTAACTGATTATTCTTCATAGACTAAATCGTTACGTCTACAAGGGTCAGGTTCTGAACAACTCGATAAATTACCTCGGACTGTAAAGTTCAAGTTACTCGCAACATCATAATACCGTCTCTTTTTGTATAGCACATACAAGTGGATTAAGCATAATtctatttaatagaaaatgagTGTTTTTACTTGAAACACAAATATATGTCCGGCAGAAGCGGCGACTGCGGTGACGTGCCTGCCCGTGGGAGAGAACACGATCTGCGACACTATCTGATGCGTGAGGCACATGCTGCCCACCCGCTCCAGCCCCGCCTCGGGGGTGAACGTGAACAGTCCCATGCCGTAGTTGACGCCCAGTTCGCCAAACATAATGATCAGCGGGTCCACGGGACTGGCTTGAAACGAAACGTCATTTCCCGTCACACTTTTTCttaatatctaaaaattaagaaaataagtttGGTACTTCTCTAAAATAGATATGCTAGTAcgatttaatcttactaatgttataaatgtttggatggatagatggatagatattttttagaaggtatctccagaacggctcaacggaaatccaagaaatttggcataaatatagaacatagactggaagaacacataggctactaattaagttttttttttaattttacgcggacggagtctcgggagAAGGTAGTATACTTACTTCAGTACTTACCAAATTACCAGTAAGTATTTCGTAAATACAAATCTCTCCTGTTTCATTCATTGTAGCAAGATGTTTATTATCTGGCGCGATCAactgaattttaataatgttccTAAAATTGGAATAGGAATGAATAAGTTACGCGCTAGTCTTTGCTCTTGTATTTTACGTTAAATATTTCACCTCAAGATTCAAAATGTTGTATACAAAGAACAGATATTCACTGAAATTAGTATCGACTTTTGTTAGAATTTGGAACAGCGTATAGATAAACCAGCGAATCACTAGATCGATCTTTACCTTTGCCTATAAACATGTAGCACGACTTCAATTTTGTCATCTGCCTCTGTGATGTGGTAGAGTCGGCCGCTCTGCGTCCACATGGCGGCCATGTCACTGCTCGTGTTGGACACCAGCCGCACCACACCCTCTGACGTCACGTACGTCCACGATACTTTCCATTTGCTCTCAGATTTCTTTAACAACTGTTGGCATAACAAATAGCTGGCATTGCTACTTAGAACGCCGCTTCTTATTGCATTGTGCTGTAATTTAGCTTAACTGGCAAGTTTACCTACTGTTTACTaatgtttaattctttattcAGAAATAGTCTTGGTCGCAATTAACACTTCTGGAACTagccatttaaatttaaaagctgcAGTTCCTTaacaatctatatattttCTACCTCATGAACAAATACGAAACATCAATGCAACTGTCGGATCTTACACGAAGCCTTTGATCGGGTCCGTAGATGAGGACGCCATTCCCAAAGGAGCAGACGCTGGGTTTGTCGGAGCCTGTCAGGTTCTCCGACCACTCCAGGTGCGTCACCATCCCTATGCCGTCCGAGAGTACCTTTAAAGGAGACAGTTAGTAGAATTCGTAAAGaacaattagattttttttttaagttttggtTTTTAGAAATCATCATAGTTGTCAACTATTTACGATAATTtaactgtaataaaacaagaactattatacaactagcttttgcccgcgactccgtccgcgcggaataaaaaaaaaaaaaaaagaaaagaaaacggggtaaaaattatcctatgtcctattcctggttctaagctacctgctcaccaattttcagtcaaatcgattcagccgttcttgagttataaatggtgtaactaacacaactttcttttatatatatagatatagatagatattatATAGTAACTTAACTATCGTAGAGTACAAGTTATATCGGTCCAATTTTTTGGAGTAGTTCAGTCACAAATAAGTACCTACACATTTAACTGCGCCCATAATATTGTTAAGACCTATACGTAAGTACATCTAACAGTCATAATTTTCCTACTCATTGATCAGGGTTGCTTCAATTAGTACTGTAGTGTAAGTCACGTACATCATAAAGTGTGTTCTTCCCAAAGAGAGCATTAATCCATAGTCTTTTTTATAGATTGGCAGATTACACGAgactataaattattgaaaggCGAATTATCTAGTGAAACCTATATTAACTACTTCATTACAGTTATGACtagttaaattgttaattattaattaagcgTGCAGTGATACGATATGATGAAATTGAAGTATTCCTATACAGGTAAGTACTTATACTAAGCTCGAATTTCAGGACCCTGTATATGATACATGTAGTATAATAAATGGATAAAcgtaattttcatttgaaaaataagtatttaattacaatgtaCAAATTAGCATCCTTATCTATGGCATAAAGCTGTCCATCGCTAGTCCAGCAAACGTCGATGAGCGGTGGCTCGGAGATCTCCCAGCCAACAACCTCCTCTTTGGCGCGGCGCAGCACCAGGCAGCGTCGGTAGCACTGCGCCACTTCCCACACGATCAGACCCTCACCCCAACATTCGCACACCAGCATGTGTGTGTGACTTGCCCTGAGCAGTACCGATTATATTGGAACAATCATCTATTCTATCATAGTCTTGACATTTATTGGTAAATGGGCCGCCTGGTACCATAATGACACAAAAAacaggtgtgaagtggaagtataTCTTATTATATAGAGCTTTGATACGAAcatgtaaatttgttttcgCCTTATGACGCCGGTAGGAAGAGCCACTAGTCTCTGCTGCGTCCGCCAGTTCCACACCGTCAACAGATAGTTGGGGAAACCAGAGAATGTGGCTATCAAGTCTCCTTCCATCATGCAAAGCGACTTGTATCTGTTCACGTCTAAGTCTAGAAAAGAAAACGTTCATTCGTAATGAATTCcgccaatttttaaataatttattaaattagtaattgtTTAGTATACACTAATTTTACCTTTAAGTAGTGCCAGTTGGTTAAATCTGGGATATGATAAGACGAAGATCCTCGGGTTGTTAACTTTTTCAGCGAACACGAAAATGTTCGACCTGTGTcctagaaaaaattaaatacaattaacaacattctataaatacattttatagtgTGCCAATATGtgtaatcattaaaatactGACCTGCAATAACATCGACTCCATCACCGTTAATGTGGTTGTTTGCAGTATACACAATTTCACTTTTGgttttaaagttgtaaaatattatgtatatgtcGTGTGCAATCGCTAATACTTGTTTaccaataaatgtaataaagtctAACCTTTGCGGTATTACCCATCTGaaattatacttattataACTAGTATAGGATTGTAAAGATATACCGAAAACTATCTATCACAAGTTCCTGGGAGTCTTTACAATGTTCCTAAAcgtattttgtatattatattaattaactattgATACTGGTCTAAGCCAGGGCAGTCTTAATCATATTGGGCGCTGAAATCAGAGAAAATCAGTAACACGGCCATTGGCTTGCGCCCTCCAGGATCGGCACCACTGCGCCCTGCACTCCCT
Proteins encoded in this window:
- the LOC106719235 gene encoding cilia- and flagella-associated protein 43 — its product is MDTASEENLAQRINNTKVRWVIPQRLDFITFIGKQVLAIAHDIYIIFYNFKTKSEIVYTANNHINGDGVDVIAGHRSNIFVFAEKVNNPRIFVLSYPRFNQLALLKDLDVNRYKSLCMMEGDLIATFSGFPNYLLTVWNWRTQQRLVALPTGVIRRKQIYMASHTHMLVCECWGEGLIVWEVAQCYRRCLVLRRAKEEVVGWEISEPPLIDVCWTSDGQLYAIDKDANLYIVLSDGIGMVTHLEWSENLTGSDKPSVCSFGNGVLIYGPDQRLRLLKKSESKWKVSWTYVTSEGVVRLVSNTSSDMAAMWTQSGRLYHITEADDKIEVVLHVYRQRNIIKIQLIAPDNKHLATMNETGEICIYEILTGNLILRKSVTGNDVSFQASPVDPLIIMFGELGVNYGMGLFTFTPEAGLERVGSMCLTHQIVSQIVFSPTGRHVTAVAASAGHIFVFQLSEQYKLTLVRYTELGRGLADSFLMKVGDSMRSFNLVLFSDKYAIGERIMCINADNGKDNKFAGKMQGPYAQLLPLAQAGCALAVPHLTNQLHVLRLSGEKGVTVSVKMGPVFESGHDLKHCRGYINSAALITFSYDGTVILRKPEAPVEYESKIIVSHRYESGVQQAVVDTNLEYLAHLSGNGTVAVTMLNVPARLSAPTLFIDYHPIELFTEPPATEIFKDDEKINIFDEFEKNYLDIQEEKRVHTEAMDYRRAREDVVRALQAVQERAVALLEENLQAPPLHRLPISEFNLHAENKKERLKQAEKEREEIRLQTEARIRAQDKVTAWIKSQCWDSMATPRVKIFAVFSHYYVENYAVLPNQREQWPELQVVEALRALEMESDHEVFRPWEEPATPALEITSTHFTYIRRIRESLGSMRSMAHSVESQAVAAVAAESSGSGSAEGQPYALSGTNTHLFVTVPAAMLPQTLAYSFLHMDMLQHLALLNAQNLRLWFNHQFDDLMGLKKREVGLVQERNSRLRFIIQELNTLSDLRGSFHHLTIQITDPEWRQEEQPHRLIKVDPEECSIPPYVSPSQIFIPPPPPGPPDDFRERALIEMMDGVLEKLWHEEIKKPIPKPQCMLDKDPEHFNEDDLRLVFEYEAKVAFREEERDKYRKMLHAEYAKLSQLLNEGIVKFNHKVKEMWLTRLRIDSAIGQENLNLMRLRRTNLDRIELAEEIEDMRRDIARYESEIEMLQGESQQISVQSEECTAAHEALVQKDRHFDKTFKNHFADLSPIIVEQCYKFYKKRPKWQNRAGLSASVLQELAAAVLAATRPPLLPPDALDFLRALEQLDLVSNMPPVMDENLWTNMCKLRRAKIENEMRIRAAVQEMALVDSTAMTWGKAVQARRAALTALHERIVQHRHKAELLSRNKTIQLVLPAGQVEVVTTGHMEDFDDAALILREDIERINEVILKVGEMKLNMMRRQMEYRKGILAKEWEHAQMKMKLRHMEQELYSYQRLKIPKELQLYLKNKELGCTDEQQYVRMERDMEASRRALDRNLTELIRKHEEMELKCTALTADIDKLNQIIAKLNLRVSEKRLSEDPLQPIRVRKIFKMRMETLVARSQLVREVQAQHTELVLLQTELELLRLRTYPTLATFRTIP